From Suncus etruscus isolate mSunEtr1 chromosome 6, mSunEtr1.pri.cur, whole genome shotgun sequence, one genomic window encodes:
- the ARL10 gene encoding ADP-ribosylation factor-like protein 10, with amino-acid sequence MAPRPLGAVVLALGGAAAVLGSVLFLLWKAYGGRGREGSRDGAEDRWGAEPGRFPEWDAWDPEDEEAEEPALEELEQREVLVLGLDGSGKTTFLRVLAGKPPHEDHVPTSGFNSVRLPTKDFEVDLLEIGGSQNLRFYWKEFVNEVDVLVFVVDSADQSRLPCARQELHRLLDKDPDLPVVVVANKQDLSEAVSMVQLQQELGLQTLDSQREVFLLAASVAPTGPGFENPGTVHIWRLLLELLS; translated from the exons ATGGCGCCGCGGCCGCTGGGCGCCGTGGTGCTGGCGCTGGGGGGCGCCGCGGCCGTGCTGGGCTCGGTGCTCTTCCTCCTCTGGAAGGCCTACGGCGGCCGCGGGCGGGAAGGCAGCCGCGACGGCGCCGAGGATCGGTGGGGCGCGGAGCCTGGCCGCTTCCCTGAGTGGGACGCGTGGGAC CCCGAGGACGAGGAGGCCGAGGAGCCGGCGCTGGAGGAGCTGGAGCAGCGCGAGGTGCTGGTGCTGGGTTTGGATGGCTCCGGCAAGACCACGTTCCTGCGCGTGCTGGCTGGGAAGCCCCCGCATGAAGACCATGTACCCACCTCGGGCTTCAACTCAGTGCGTCTGCCCACCAAGGACTTCGAGGTGGACCTGCTGGAGA TCGGTGGCAGCCAGAACCTGCGCTTCTACTGGAAGGAGTTTGTGAATGAGGTGGACGTGCTGGTGTTTGTGGTGGATTCTGCAGATCAATCGCGCCTTCCCTGCGCCCGCCAAGAGCTTCACAGGCTGCTGGACAAGGACCCCGACCTgccagtggtggtggtggctaaCAAGCAG GACCTAAGTGAAGCAGTGAGCATGGTGCAGCTGCAACAGGAGCTGGGTCTGCAGACCCTCGACAGCCAGCGCGAGGTCTTCCTGCTTGCTGCCAGCGTGGCCCCCACGGGACCCGGCTTTGAGAACCCGGGCACCGTGCACATCTGGCGGCTGCTGCTGGAGCTGCTCTCCTAG